GCGGGCGGGATGGGAGAAGTGTATCGCGCGCGGGATACGCGTCTGGGGCGCGACGTGGCCATCAAGATCCTGCCGCAGCATCTCACGCAAAATACGGAAGCAAAACAGCGCTTCGAGCGCGAAGCGCGCGCGGTCTCCAGCTTGAATCATCCGCACATCTGCACACTCCACGACATCGGCCATCAGGACGGCACGGATTTT
The sequence above is a segment of the Candidatus Acidiferrales bacterium genome. Coding sequences within it:
- a CDS encoding protein kinase, which produces MALQPGMRLGPYEIGAPLGAGGMGEVYRARDTRLGRDVAIKILPQHLTQNTEAKQRFEREARAVSSLNHPHICTLHDIGHQDGTDF